The window TCAAGCAGCGCCTACCAGAAGGCAGTCACCGCCGCTGGTTGCCGTGGGCGTGGAGGCCCGTCCCGCGGGCGGGGCCCTCCGAGAAGACGGCCTGTCGGCCTCAGGCGGGAATGGGAGCAACGCCTCCTGCCTCACAGCCCGGTACCTCGGCGAGCGACCGCGCGGTGAGACATGGGCGCATGTGCGGCCGATACGTCTCCACCCGGCGCCCGCAGGACGTCGCCCCCACCGACGACGTCTGGACGGTCCTGGAGCGCACCCCGCCTGCGGCGGTGTGCGTTCCCGCACGTTGCGTCTGAGGCGTGCCACCGCTGTGCAGCTTCACCGCCCGGCCCTGCAGCCCGACGGCCGGTGCGGGCAGACCGACCGGACCGATTCCCAGCAGACCGACTGGACCGATTCCCGAGGCCCATGCGCGACGCACGGCCGGCCCGCCGACCAGCGCACGGCCGGACACGCACGGCCGGACGCAGACCGCCCCGCACCCCGGAAGTACCGGGGCGGCCGTAAGGCAGGCGGGGCGTGTCGGCAACAGAAGCTGGCCGTCCTGCGCGCAGGCGTAGCGGGCGTGCTCCTGTACGGCCATGGGGTGGAGTGGTGAACGACGGGCGCGCGAGGCCGGTGGACGGCGTGCCAGCAGCGGGCACGCCCGCCGGACGGCGCCCGACGGCGCGGCCGGGAGCGTGGGGCCCTGGCGGCGCGGGACGGCCGAATGCCGGGAGGCAGGTGTTCGGGCGCCGCCGGACTGGCGCGGCCGCCGGACGATGCCGGGGTGAGGGTGGGCTGTCGGCGGTTACCGGGGCAAGGACGCGCGGCGGAGGCGGTGTTGGCATCTGCCTCCCGGCGTGGGGCCACCCCGCAGCCCGTTCCGGCGGCACCACGCCATGCTCGGCATCGCCCGGATGCACAACCTCGCCCTCGCCGGACAGGTCGCAGGTGGCACGATGGCCCGCCATGCCCGAGGCGGCTCCAAGATCTTTACGGGACACCCCTTAGGGCACGGTGAAGAGGACCTTGTCCTCGTCCGCGGCGGGGTCCGCCTGCTTGAGCCTGGCCCTGATGCTGGATCCGAGCTGCAGATCCAGGCCATTGGTCGAGACGACCTTGGCCAGCACGGCGGGGTCGGCCAGCCACACTTTGCCCTCGCGCGGCCTGCCCCGCTCCACGTCGGTGTCGACGACCGCGGCGTCGAACACCTCGCCCACGCGGTCCTTGAGCACCGCGGCCTCGGCCAGGTCCACGGTCTGCCGGTCCGCCAGGCCGCCCTTCCCCCGTGCCGTGTCGCACGGGATGCAGGACAGGGCGTCGAGCACCCAGTTCGGCGGGGCCTTGTCCGCGCACGCCATCACGCACAGCTCACCGGTGTACCGGTCGACCAGGCGCCGCAGCGGAGCCGTGCAATGGGTGTACGGGGCCGCGATCGCTGCGTGCATCGTGTACGCCGGCTTCTGGTTGTCGCGGAACACGGTGTACTCCGCCTTGAGCATCGTGCTCGTGGCCTCGGTGAGGAAGGCCATGTGCTGCTGGTTCTGGGGATCGAGCTTGCGGACCAGCGTGGCGTACGAGATGCCGGGCCGCCAGGCGATGCCCAGGGCCTTCGCGATGTCGTGCAGGCGCTTGATCACGTTCTGATCGGCCTGCTCCTTCTGGGTCCGCAGGATGCCGGTACCCGTGTCGAGCATGATCTGGGCCGCGGACATCCCGGTCATGAGGGAGATCTGCTCGTTCCAGCCCTCGACCGGCAGCGTCGCCACGTAGCGCAGCCGGAACGATCCGTCCTCCAGGGTGACCTCCTGGTCCGGCAGATTCACCGAGATGCCGCCGCGCGTGATTTCGACGGCCTCCCGAAGCTCGCCGATCTCGCGCAGCAGGGCGAGGGACTCCTCCGCCGTGCCGTTCTCGATGGCCTGCTGGGCGCCGGCGTAGTCGAGCTGGGCCCGACTTCGGATCACGGCCCGGCTCACGGACGAGTCGGTCAGATTGCCGTGGGCGTCGAGGTCGTGCTGCCACAACAGGGCGGGGCGGTCCTTGTTCGGCAGCAGGCTGGCCGCGCCCTCGGAGAGGACGGGCGGGTGCAGGGGCACCTTGAGGTCGGGGAAGTACAGCGTTTCGATCCTGTCGTGCGCCTCGATGTCCACAGGGCTGCCCGCCCTGACGAAGGTCGCCACGTCCGCGATGGCGTAGTACACGCGGTAGCCGCCACCGGGCCGCCGTTCCAGGTGCATGGCCTGGTCGAGGTCCTTCGAGGTCGGCGGATCGATCGTGAAGAACGGCAGGTGGGTAGCGTCCTTGTCGGGCAAGCGCGCCTCACCCGCGGCCTTGTCGGCCGCTTTGAGTACGCCCTTGGGGAAGCTCAAGGGGACCTTCAGCTCCGCGCGGAGTTCCTCCAGCGCGGTGCGCAGAGCGTCCTGGGCCTCGGCAGACATGTGCATCGGGCGGCGTTGCATGCCCCGAGCGTAGGGCGGCGGTCACGAACCGGCGCGGCGAGCGGGGCCGGGCGGCGTAGGGGAACAGCGCTGGTCCCCTGCGGACCGGCAGAGGAAGCGGCGCAGGGGCGCAGCCCGCAGACAGATGAGGCGAGTGGTCCCCCTCCTGGTGGGCCGTCGGTGGACGCACCGCGGAACGGCTGGCAGACGGCGGCCTCATGAAAGACGAACCGGCCGCGCGCGGCGCCCGCTCGGCCTCCGACGTGAGACTCACGGGAGGCCCCGCACACGAAGGCTCGAGTGCGCGGGGCCCGGGAGGCGCGTGGAGAACGTGGAGTAAGTGCTCTCCAGGCAGGCCTCACAGGGGCCTACTACGGGCTGGATGCAATCCCCACCCGCTGGACCCAGCCGCACCCCCATGTCCCACCTCCCAGGATTCGACGGACGGGTGCTGCACCTGGCGGATCTCCTCCACCTTGCACACCGCCTCGGAGACTGAACCGGGTGCTGCTCCGCACTCCCCCACCGGCTATGGCCCTCCACCGCAGTTCTCTGGCCAGTGGCTCCGCCATGGGGACCGGTCGAGACAACGCAGCATCCGCAAGAGGCAGTGGAAGCGCCACTCCGCGCCGAGGGCCACGACATCAAAGGGCAAGGAAGTGGCCCGCCTCTCCTCGCTCATGGACCGCACATCGACTTCCCGGGCCGCCCCCTCTTCACCATCAAGCCCGGCGGACCCGGGCAGGGCCTGTGCCCTTTCCGCTACCCAGAGCTGTCGAGGACGACAAGGATCGACGCGGCGAACCCTGCCCGCCGAGCCGGGCTCAGCACTGGTTCAACGACCTCGCTGAGTCCTGTATGGCACCCTCCTGCACGGGATCGCAGGATTGCGGGCGCACTGGATCATCGGCCGGGGCGGCGGCACGCAGCGCCGCCTCGACCCGGCGGTTGCTGGTCATGGTCGACGTGACTGCGGTCATGGTGAGGAGGAGGCCGGCAGCGGTGAAGAGCGGGGTGCGTACGTCGTAGGTGGTGGCCAACC of the Streptomyces sp. 1222.5 genome contains:
- a CDS encoding RNB domain-containing ribonuclease codes for the protein MQRRPMHMSAEAQDALRTALEELRAELKVPLSFPKGVLKAADKAAGEARLPDKDATHLPFFTIDPPTSKDLDQAMHLERRPGGGYRVYYAIADVATFVRAGSPVDIEAHDRIETLYFPDLKVPLHPPVLSEGAASLLPNKDRPALLWQHDLDAHGNLTDSSVSRAVIRSRAQLDYAGAQQAIENGTAEESLALLREIGELREAVEITRGGISVNLPDQEVTLEDGSFRLRYVATLPVEGWNEQISLMTGMSAAQIMLDTGTGILRTQKEQADQNVIKRLHDIAKALGIAWRPGISYATLVRKLDPQNQQHMAFLTEATSTMLKAEYTVFRDNQKPAYTMHAAIAAPYTHCTAPLRRLVDRYTGELCVMACADKAPPNWVLDALSCIPCDTARGKGGLADRQTVDLAEAAVLKDRVGEVFDAAVVDTDVERGRPREGKVWLADPAVLAKVVSTNGLDLQLGSSIRARLKQADPAADEDKVLFTVP